The following proteins are encoded in a genomic region of Galbibacter sp. BG1:
- a CDS encoding fasciclin domain-containing protein, with the protein MLKQNLSLKALVLLCMLACSLIACSDSSSDEGEDGQDPIVSTDVSLFTYLSSETKYSVLVEAIEQVGFQNALNADGAGSYTFFAPTNDAFNAYLKENNISSVKNIPTNTLTQIIYNHMLSGKEKFANEIAEGYNKTQAKQFPSQANIDLFVSKANDAFTINDGVLVTKANIDVNNGIIHEVNKVIKRATLATFLKVDPAFGQLYDASKQFNEEIYEKINDITAEITLFIPNEKAFGEIPSLPFAEMDQTLRYHIIDGKVVTSSKIQNNATVATWQGTNITTNTGSSVTIKDAKGETATVVAKDFVAWNGVAHVIDKVLLYK; encoded by the coding sequence ATGTTAAAACAAAACCTAAGCTTAAAAGCGCTTGTGCTTTTATGTATGCTAGCTTGCTCCTTAATAGCATGTAGCGATTCTTCCAGTGATGAAGGGGAAGACGGTCAAGACCCAATCGTTTCAACAGATGTTAGTCTTTTTACCTATCTAAGTAGTGAAACCAAATACAGTGTATTGGTGGAAGCTATTGAACAAGTGGGCTTTCAAAATGCGCTCAATGCAGACGGTGCTGGCTCTTATACTTTTTTTGCGCCTACCAACGATGCTTTTAATGCCTATTTAAAGGAGAATAACATCAGTAGTGTTAAGAATATTCCTACGAACACGCTTACCCAGATTATTTACAACCATATGCTAAGTGGGAAAGAAAAGTTTGCCAATGAAATAGCTGAAGGTTATAACAAAACACAAGCAAAGCAATTCCCATCACAAGCGAATATCGATCTATTTGTCTCTAAGGCCAATGATGCATTTACTATAAATGATGGTGTTTTGGTTACCAAAGCGAATATCGATGTAAACAATGGGATTATCCATGAAGTTAATAAGGTGATTAAGCGTGCTACTTTGGCAACATTCCTAAAGGTCGATCCAGCTTTCGGGCAGCTTTACGATGCCTCAAAACAATTTAACGAAGAGATTTACGAAAAAATTAATGATATAACAGCAGAGATCACTTTATTTATCCCTAACGAAAAAGCGTTTGGTGAAATACCGTCACTGCCTTTTGCTGAAATGGATCAAACATTACGTTATCACATTATTGATGGTAAAGTAGTAACATCCTCAAAAATTCAAAATAATGCTACTGTAGCTACTTGGCAGGGCACAAACATTACTACAAATACCGGTAGCAGTGTTACCATAAAAGATGCTAAGGGAGAAACCGCTACTGTGGTTGCAAAAGATTTTGTGGCTTGGAACGGTGTAGCTCATGTAATAGATAAAGTGCTTTTATATAAGTAA
- a CDS encoding fasciclin domain-containing protein, which translates to MKTIIHLKKFVFVALLLVGAVSCSDDDDGNMTPPDPELTITETAATDPDLTTLVAALSRTGLDATLNQEGTFTVLAPTNQAFVDLGVDLASISDADLENILLNHVFGEVLLAADLSTSYKSTLAMGPNETMVSMFINTDDNVEFNGVSSPIATDITATNGVIHKVDGVLTIPSVRDHALANPNFSILVEALERFGDQYTGLLDGTEGSPFTVFAPTNEAFANLLDMLGAESLDGIDDETLEAVLTYHVVAGANATSGALTDGQMVSTALGEDLTIGTADGGVQVMDATEVDANVIAADVQAGNGVIHAIDKVLLPQVVLDAMNPTIAGFVSMNDDYSSLLAAVQKAGLVETLSAEDAELTVFAPNNAAFAAFLEANSFASLDDVPEDVLTQVLLNHVIAGEVMSGDLSTMYGSTMATNADGDNLSLYINTDDGVMLNGVSTVTAADIEVSNGIIHAVDAVIGLPTVVTFATADANFSSLVDALVAADTDFVSVLSGTENAPFTVFAPINSAFDELPAVPSEPTLSAVLSHHVIANANLRSSDLSDGAMATSLEGDDITVTIPGADDNIAQLTDGSGNTGIQVIAVDVQATNGVIHAVNKVLIPDTTN; encoded by the coding sequence ATGAAAACAATCATCCATTTAAAAAAATTTGTTTTTGTCGCATTACTTCTCGTAGGAGCAGTATCTTGTTCTGATGACGACGATGGTAACATGACACCACCAGATCCTGAATTAACAATTACTGAAACTGCAGCAACAGATCCTGATTTAACAACTTTAGTAGCTGCATTGTCGCGTACAGGACTGGATGCAACCTTAAACCAAGAAGGAACTTTTACTGTTTTAGCACCTACCAACCAAGCTTTTGTAGATTTGGGAGTAGATTTAGCCTCCATTTCTGATGCCGATTTGGAAAATATATTATTGAACCATGTATTTGGGGAGGTATTGTTGGCAGCAGATTTAAGTACTTCTTATAAATCAACATTAGCCATGGGACCCAATGAAACTATGGTGAGTATGTTTATTAACACAGATGATAACGTAGAATTTAATGGTGTTTCGTCGCCAATTGCGACTGATATTACCGCTACTAATGGCGTTATTCATAAAGTAGATGGAGTTTTAACTATTCCTTCTGTTAGAGATCATGCGTTGGCAAATCCTAACTTTTCCATTTTAGTAGAAGCTTTGGAAAGATTTGGAGACCAATATACCGGACTACTTGATGGAACAGAAGGTTCTCCTTTTACCGTATTTGCACCTACTAATGAAGCTTTTGCGAATCTTTTAGACATGCTAGGAGCAGAGTCTTTAGATGGTATTGATGATGAAACATTGGAAGCCGTTTTAACATACCATGTAGTTGCTGGAGCTAATGCCACTTCTGGAGCTTTAACTGATGGACAAATGGTTAGTACTGCATTAGGAGAAGACTTAACCATTGGAACTGCAGATGGAGGGGTTCAAGTTATGGACGCTACTGAAGTTGATGCCAATGTTATCGCTGCAGACGTACAAGCTGGAAACGGTGTGATTCATGCCATCGATAAAGTATTATTGCCACAAGTAGTATTGGATGCTATGAATCCAACTATTGCCGGTTTCGTATCGATGAATGATGATTACTCTTCTTTACTAGCAGCCGTACAGAAAGCTGGTTTAGTGGAAACATTAAGTGCGGAAGATGCTGAATTAACAGTATTTGCACCTAATAATGCTGCTTTTGCGGCTTTCTTGGAAGCTAATTCTTTTGCTTCTTTAGACGATGTTCCAGAAGACGTTTTAACTCAAGTACTTTTAAACCACGTAATCGCAGGGGAAGTAATGTCTGGAGATTTATCAACAATGTATGGCAGTACTATGGCCACTAATGCAGATGGAGATAACTTAAGTTTATATATAAATACTGATGATGGGGTAATGTTAAATGGAGTTTCTACCGTTACAGCAGCCGATATCGAGGTTAGTAATGGAATTATTCATGCTGTAGATGCCGTTATAGGTTTACCCACAGTAGTGACTTTTGCAACCGCAGATGCTAACTTTTCATCCTTGGTGGATGCATTAGTTGCAGCAGATACCGATTTTGTAAGTGTTTTATCTGGGACAGAAAATGCACCTTTTACAGTGTTTGCACCTATCAACTCAGCATTCGACGAATTACCCGCAGTGCCATCAGAGCCAACATTAAGTGCTGTGTTGAGTCACCACGTAATTGCTAATGCTAATCTTAGATCGTCAGATCTTTCAGATGGAGCAATGGCAACTTCCTTGGAAGGGGATGATATTACGGTGACAATTCCTGGTGCCGATGATAATATTGCACAATTAACAGATGGTTCTGGAAATACTGGAATTCAAGTAATTGCAGTAGACGTACAGGCTACAAATGGAGTTATCCATGCAGTAAACAAAGTATTGATTCCAGATACTACTAATTAG
- a CDS encoding MFS transporter — protein MKTTATTKATKLNLTDFKSVPMRTFWISSLAFFLCFFSWFGIVPFMPDVVKELGLTPDQKWNSVILAVTGTVFARLLIGKLCDKYGPRLCYTWLLLLGAIPVILSGLAQTPFQFLICRFLIGFIGASFVITQVHTSLMFASNIVGTANATSAGWGNLGGGANRLGMPLIAAAVISFGVAESEAWRYAMVIAGTSCFLMGLVYYFFTQDTPEGNIKELKEKGKKVPNTKKDEVGFLEAIKDYRVWILFIVYAACFGIELTVYGTMDDYLQNTFQLDRLTAGNIVLSFALMNIFARTLGGFFGDRFGKLKGLRGRVLFLVAILTVEGIMLTVFSTMTSLIAGIIFLVAFSLSTQMAEGATFSVVPFINKKAIGSISGIVGAGGNVGAFLAALLLKSKSAVAEKAAIAENQGLGEAVIKAAQSEAAANAVSSGYLMIGMLVVVTGICALAIRFSTQDEKIAQEEMRQTTGKLVAANG, from the coding sequence ATGAAGACAACAGCAACAACTAAAGCAACCAAACTAAACCTCACCGATTTTAAAAGTGTTCCTATGAGAACCTTTTGGATTTCCTCCCTTGCCTTTTTCCTCTGTTTTTTCTCCTGGTTCGGGATTGTCCCCTTCATGCCAGACGTGGTTAAAGAATTGGGATTAACACCAGACCAAAAATGGAATTCGGTTATCCTAGCTGTTACCGGAACTGTTTTTGCTAGATTATTAATTGGAAAATTATGTGATAAATATGGCCCACGCCTATGCTATACCTGGCTACTGCTCTTGGGCGCTATTCCTGTTATTTTAAGTGGTTTGGCACAAACGCCATTTCAGTTTTTAATATGTAGATTCCTTATTGGTTTTATAGGGGCATCTTTTGTAATTACCCAAGTGCATACTTCCCTCATGTTCGCTTCCAATATTGTTGGAACCGCCAACGCTACTTCTGCAGGTTGGGGAAATTTGGGCGGAGGTGCAAATCGATTGGGAATGCCGTTAATTGCCGCTGCCGTAATTAGTTTTGGTGTGGCAGAATCCGAAGCCTGGCGCTATGCCATGGTTATTGCCGGAACTTCTTGTTTTTTAATGGGACTCGTATACTACTTCTTTACGCAAGACACTCCTGAAGGAAATATAAAAGAACTCAAGGAAAAAGGTAAAAAAGTACCTAACACAAAAAAAGATGAAGTTGGATTCTTAGAAGCTATTAAAGACTACCGAGTGTGGATTCTATTTATAGTGTATGCTGCTTGTTTTGGGATAGAACTCACTGTTTATGGAACCATGGACGATTACCTTCAAAACACATTTCAACTCGATAGGCTCACCGCAGGAAATATCGTATTATCCTTTGCGCTAATGAACATATTTGCTAGAACACTTGGAGGCTTCTTTGGAGATCGCTTCGGAAAATTAAAAGGGTTACGCGGGCGTGTACTTTTCCTTGTGGCCATTTTAACAGTGGAAGGTATTATGCTTACCGTTTTTTCAACAATGACCAGCCTAATTGCCGGTATAATATTCTTAGTAGCCTTTAGTTTATCTACCCAAATGGCAGAAGGTGCCACTTTTTCCGTAGTCCCTTTTATAAATAAAAAAGCGATTGGCTCGATCTCTGGAATTGTAGGTGCAGGAGGTAATGTGGGAGCATTTTTGGCGGCATTGCTCTTAAAATCCAAATCTGCCGTAGCTGAAAAAGCAGCCATTGCAGAAAATCAAGGATTGGGAGAAGCGGTTATTAAGGCAGCACAGTCGGAAGCTGCTGCAAATGCTGTATCCAGCGGATATTTAATGATTGGGATGCTAGTTGTTGTTACTGGAATATGTGCTTTGGCCATTCGATTCTCTACACAAGACGAAAAGATTGCTCAAGAAGAAATGAGACAGACCACAGGGAAATTGGTTGCCGCAAATGGATAA
- a CDS encoding rubredoxin, with translation MKKELNRLIVKGGVLSPGELKSIAMAAENSGLKTISFGSRQDILFSKEIAKEDISNFNDLEWIAPNEKGTENIVCSYVSADIFPKTSWLTGDRYLYILEQFRHHPTLKINISDPKQRLVPLYTGHLNFIASSYEDYWYLNIRLPQWHHSTTYPVLIYSWDISKVSLAIEQILQEEPETVEMVFELVNDAIDTNCRTVDSTLKIPFHPFPYYEGMNRMGSDKYWLGLYWRNNKYDLDFLKAMCDLCAECKIGKICITPWKSFIIKGIQTEYKLKWEKFLGKRGINVRHSMLELNWHLPVANKEALKLKKYLVSNFDQNDISTYGLTFGITDYTKKAYYFTSIVIEKNKKPEVAGDFKIRDTYNLLYAKNFDPNTLEYITHVQDIDKVELPVLLMELSKMYFEHLGEEQEEPKKEVMEQKKEVQTEVYQCMDCLTIYDPLYGDLTQDISKNTTFEQLPADYHCSLCEAPKSNFEKQTMVKEVR, from the coding sequence ATGAAAAAAGAATTGAATAGACTTATAGTTAAGGGCGGGGTTTTGTCTCCTGGGGAACTTAAATCCATTGCAATGGCAGCAGAAAATTCTGGATTAAAAACCATTAGTTTTGGATCCCGCCAAGATATTCTTTTCTCAAAAGAAATAGCCAAAGAGGATATTTCCAATTTCAACGACTTAGAATGGATTGCCCCGAACGAAAAGGGGACAGAAAACATTGTATGTTCTTATGTATCGGCAGATATTTTTCCGAAAACATCTTGGCTTACGGGAGATAGGTATTTATATATTTTAGAACAATTTAGACATCATCCAACATTAAAAATAAATATTTCCGATCCCAAACAAAGATTGGTACCGTTGTATACAGGCCATTTAAATTTTATTGCTTCTTCCTATGAAGATTACTGGTATTTAAATATACGTCTTCCGCAATGGCACCATTCTACCACTTATCCTGTGCTAATTTATAGCTGGGACATCTCTAAGGTCTCTCTGGCCATAGAACAGATCTTACAGGAAGAGCCGGAAACTGTGGAAATGGTTTTCGAACTTGTTAACGATGCCATCGACACTAATTGCAGGACAGTTGACAGTACGCTAAAAATCCCCTTTCATCCATTTCCCTATTATGAAGGAATGAATAGGATGGGTTCTGATAAATATTGGCTAGGGTTGTATTGGAGAAATAACAAATATGATCTTGATTTCTTAAAAGCCATGTGCGATTTATGTGCGGAATGTAAAATTGGAAAAATTTGCATTACGCCTTGGAAATCTTTTATAATAAAAGGGATACAAACGGAATACAAATTAAAATGGGAAAAATTCCTCGGCAAGAGAGGAATTAATGTTCGCCACTCCATGCTAGAATTAAATTGGCATTTGCCTGTTGCCAATAAGGAAGCCCTAAAACTGAAAAAATACTTGGTTTCCAATTTTGACCAAAATGATATCAGTACTTACGGACTCACCTTTGGGATAACCGATTACACCAAAAAAGCCTATTATTTTACTTCCATCGTTATTGAAAAAAATAAAAAACCAGAAGTAGCGGGCGATTTTAAAATACGGGATACCTATAATTTGCTTTATGCCAAAAATTTCGATCCGAACACTCTTGAATATATTACCCACGTTCAAGATATCGATAAAGTTGAACTCCCTGTGTTATTAATGGAGCTTAGCAAAATGTATTTTGAACATTTGGGTGAAGAACAGGAGGAACCGAAGAAAGAGGTCATGGAACAAAAAAAGGAAGTACAAACCGAAGTATATCAATGTATGGATTGCCTTACCATCTACGATCCGCTATACGGCGATCTTACTCAAGATATTTCAAAGAATACAACATTCGAACAACTTCCAGCTGACTACCATTGCTCTTTATGTGAGGCCCCGAAAAGTAATTTTGAGAAACAAACAATGGTAAAGGAAGTGAGGTAA
- a CDS encoding nitrate reductase, with amino-acid sequence MLKEEVKTTCSYCGVGCGIVVKKDAQNKVTVEGDKDHPVNKGMLCSKGMNLHYVANDTSDRILYPEMRWSKSHPKERVSWDTAMERAASVFKSIIKKHGPDSVGFYVSGQCLTEEYYIANKLVKGFIGTNNIDTNSRLCMSSAVVGYKKTFGEDSVPIAYDDIELADCFLIAGANPAFCHPILFRRIEKHKEANPNVKIIVVDPRKTDSAKFADLHLQIIPGTDITLYNAIGRRLLERGLIDYNFIKNHSENFQKYKEQILGTSLKKAAKICGISENEIKKAADMIGLAEGFISMWAMGLNQSVVGTDKNFSLLNLSLITGQIGKPGSGPFSLTGQPNAMGGREVGGMANLLAVHKNLLNEEHRKEVAQFWGVNGISGKPGYTATEMFDALEKGKLKAVWIVCTNPLVSMPNARRVEKALKNAKFVVVQDISHKSDTTKLADLLLPAAAWLEKEGTMTNSERRISYLPKAINAPGEARPDVEILCDFANKMGYRGFNYNATEEIYQEYCAMTKGTNIDISFLNYDRLKTKGTIQWPVPAYRHAGTKRLFEDKKFYTPSQKAIFNVPYSTENASIQPDSTYPLILTTGRVRDQWHTMTKTGKVSRLHTHYPTPLLEINPVDAYLYYLKNGDIAEIKSRNGTVRLRCNVTDAVREGVVFIPMHWGKILKSDLNRANNLTNTIVDPQSKEPDFKFTAVSVSKYKKGKEKIMIVGAGAAAFRFVQNYREHNASDEIHVFSQEEHPFYNRVLLPEYVTEELSWQELQKIKSLELEKLRIELHGATSVKKIDKKAKTIEDSSGKLHNYDKLILATGSRAFVPKDVQLDLPGRFTLRNKTDADAFKKHLENTQLPVEEQHVVIVGGGLLGLELAAALKHQGVRITIVQRSSRLMERQLDKISSKLLALDVQERGVQIYFDNEVSTVFDDEEQNDLSITLKSGKTFNAHAIVYAIGTRPNMEIAKQAGIECGKGIKVNQHLQTSDASVFAIGEIAQFNNQLFGITSAAEEQANVLANFMAGDVSSNYKGSVLMNILKFNDLNLCSIGDINVPDNDASFEEIIFTDVSKRYYKKCIVKDDLLIGAILMGDKNEFAEFKEMIEGKIELSDKRNTLLRGSTQAKPVIGKLVCSCSQVGAGNIEEAISQGCGDFTQLCKQTGAGLGCGSCKTEVREILNNSSVPA; translated from the coding sequence ATGTTGAAAGAAGAAGTAAAAACAACCTGTTCATATTGCGGTGTCGGCTGCGGAATTGTAGTTAAAAAAGACGCGCAAAATAAAGTTACGGTGGAAGGCGATAAAGACCATCCCGTAAACAAAGGGATGCTTTGCTCAAAAGGGATGAACTTACATTATGTAGCCAACGATACTTCTGACAGAATTTTGTACCCTGAAATGCGGTGGAGCAAATCACATCCAAAAGAGCGTGTATCTTGGGATACGGCCATGGAAAGGGCAGCTTCCGTTTTCAAATCCATTATTAAAAAACACGGCCCAGACAGTGTAGGTTTTTATGTCTCAGGGCAGTGTTTAACCGAGGAATACTATATTGCCAATAAACTTGTTAAAGGTTTTATTGGCACCAACAACATCGATACCAACTCACGCCTATGCATGAGCTCGGCTGTAGTGGGCTACAAAAAAACATTTGGGGAAGATTCTGTTCCTATTGCCTACGACGATATTGAATTAGCAGATTGCTTCTTAATTGCAGGCGCCAATCCTGCTTTTTGCCATCCTATTCTCTTCCGAAGGATAGAAAAACACAAGGAAGCGAATCCGAATGTAAAAATAATTGTCGTAGATCCAAGAAAAACCGATTCTGCCAAGTTTGCCGATTTACACCTGCAAATTATCCCTGGAACCGATATTACGCTCTACAATGCCATTGGAAGACGCTTGTTGGAGCGGGGTTTAATAGATTATAATTTTATAAAAAACCATTCTGAAAACTTTCAGAAATACAAAGAACAAATTTTGGGCACTTCCCTAAAAAAAGCAGCTAAAATTTGTGGGATTTCAGAAAATGAAATCAAAAAAGCGGCTGATATGATTGGGCTTGCTGAAGGCTTTATAAGTATGTGGGCCATGGGGCTTAATCAAAGTGTGGTAGGTACCGATAAAAATTTCTCACTCTTAAATTTATCGCTAATAACTGGGCAAATTGGCAAACCCGGTTCGGGCCCTTTTTCATTAACTGGCCAACCAAATGCCATGGGCGGTCGTGAAGTTGGCGGAATGGCCAATTTATTAGCTGTACATAAAAACTTACTAAACGAAGAACACCGAAAAGAAGTAGCACAATTTTGGGGCGTAAACGGGATCTCCGGAAAGCCGGGATATACCGCCACAGAAATGTTCGATGCCCTTGAAAAAGGAAAATTAAAAGCCGTGTGGATTGTTTGTACCAATCCTTTGGTAAGTATGCCCAACGCAAGAAGGGTTGAAAAGGCCTTAAAAAATGCCAAATTTGTGGTGGTACAAGATATCTCCCACAAGTCTGATACCACAAAACTTGCCGACTTATTACTGCCTGCCGCTGCCTGGTTGGAAAAAGAAGGAACCATGACCAACTCCGAAAGGCGAATCTCGTATTTACCCAAAGCGATAAACGCCCCAGGCGAGGCACGCCCAGATGTAGAGATTTTATGCGATTTTGCCAACAAAATGGGGTACAGAGGTTTTAATTACAATGCTACGGAAGAAATATACCAAGAATACTGTGCTATGACGAAAGGCACCAACATCGATATTTCCTTTTTAAACTACGACCGACTTAAAACCAAAGGCACTATACAATGGCCGGTCCCAGCATACAGACACGCCGGTACCAAACGCCTATTTGAAGATAAAAAGTTCTACACCCCTTCCCAGAAAGCTATTTTCAATGTTCCTTACAGCACCGAAAATGCTTCCATTCAGCCCGATAGCACCTATCCACTTATCCTTACAACAGGAAGGGTACGCGATCAATGGCATACCATGACCAAAACGGGAAAAGTTTCCCGCTTGCACACCCACTACCCTACTCCTCTATTGGAAATCAATCCAGTGGATGCTTATTTATACTATCTAAAAAATGGAGATATCGCAGAAATAAAGAGTAGAAATGGAACGGTAAGACTCCGTTGCAACGTCACGGATGCGGTTCGCGAAGGAGTCGTTTTTATTCCTATGCATTGGGGGAAAATTTTAAAAAGCGACCTCAACCGTGCCAATAACCTTACCAATACTATTGTAGATCCGCAATCGAAAGAACCCGATTTTAAGTTTACGGCTGTATCGGTTTCAAAATATAAAAAAGGAAAAGAGAAAATTATGATCGTAGGGGCTGGAGCAGCGGCATTCCGATTTGTACAAAACTACCGGGAACACAATGCTTCCGATGAAATCCATGTGTTTTCACAAGAAGAACACCCCTTTTACAATAGGGTACTCCTTCCAGAATACGTTACGGAAGAGCTTTCCTGGCAAGAACTTCAAAAAATAAAGTCACTTGAACTGGAGAAACTCAGAATTGAACTTCACGGAGCCACTTCGGTAAAAAAAATTGATAAAAAAGCTAAAACCATAGAAGACAGCTCTGGCAAATTACATAATTACGACAAACTTATTCTAGCCACCGGCAGCCGGGCTTTCGTACCAAAAGATGTTCAACTAGATCTGCCCGGTAGATTTACGCTACGAAATAAAACAGATGCTGATGCTTTTAAAAAGCACTTAGAAAATACACAGCTTCCGGTAGAAGAACAACACGTGGTTATTGTGGGTGGCGGACTTTTAGGTTTGGAATTGGCTGCAGCACTCAAACACCAAGGAGTGAGAATTACCATTGTACAGCGATCTTCACGCTTAATGGAACGCCAATTGGACAAAATTTCCAGCAAGCTTTTGGCTTTAGATGTTCAAGAAAGAGGAGTGCAAATTTATTTTGATAATGAAGTAAGCACCGTTTTCGATGATGAAGAGCAAAACGATCTTTCCATAACCCTAAAAAGCGGAAAAACTTTTAATGCCCATGCCATTGTTTACGCTATTGGTACCAGACCAAATATGGAAATAGCAAAACAAGCCGGGATAGAATGTGGAAAAGGCATCAAAGTAAATCAACATTTACAAACGTCTGATGCTTCTGTATTTGCTATTGGGGAAATTGCACAGTTCAACAATCAGCTTTTCGGAATCACTTCCGCAGCAGAAGAACAAGCAAATGTACTCGCTAATTTTATGGCTGGAGATGTTAGCAGTAATTATAAGGGATCGGTTCTTATGAACATCTTAAAATTCAACGACCTGAATTTATGTAGCATAGGAGATATTAATGTTCCCGATAACGATGCAAGTTTTGAAGAAATTATTTTTACTGATGTTAGCAAACGATATTATAAAAAATGCATCGTAAAAGACGATCTTCTCATTGGAGCGATCTTAATGGGCGATAAAAATGAATTCGCGGAGTTCAAAGAAATGATAGAGGGCAAAATAGAGCTTTCTGATAAAAGAAATACGCTGCTACGGGGAAGCACTCAAGCCAAACCTGTAATTGGTAAGCTGGTTTGTTCCTGCAGTCAAGTGGGTGCCGGAAACATAGAGGAAGCTATTAGCCAGGGCTGTGGTGACTTTACACAGCTCTGCAAACAAACTGGGGCCGGATTAGGTTGTGGTAGCTGTAAAACAGAAGTTCGGGAAATTTTAAACAACAGTAGTGTTCCTGCCTAA